Proteins from one Syngnathoides biaculeatus isolate LvHL_M chromosome 8, ASM1980259v1, whole genome shotgun sequence genomic window:
- the LOC133505305 gene encoding mRNA decay activator protein ZFP36L1-like, translating into MWQSPPPPQPLLSGGPRWEGLAFNVPPSKYLSRRRRNSGPGDGPRGTPRPPTRSPNMPYNLLGIFSDVDPVLCQNLDGLEPSEPRAVGLRRPRSPCPVARPGCESDDGWARWGPAGGLPPSPPGRVPFRVGVLAEDEAAPSSRVYKTELCRTFEESGVCKYGAKCQFAHGPDELRGLKRHPKYKTEPCRTFHSVGFCPYGGRCHFVHNGEESLRPPPTPRHGLGSAGFASVDRSRSLFARDFSPTLSSQSGLLRPPAATEPVGETDSSDSVFRSLGVGPPVKPAALLRRRSSAESLSEEGYASSCSLSSGCCESAGRDGRRLPIFSRLSVTDE; encoded by the exons ATGtggcaaagccccccccccccccaacccctcctcTCTGGGGGTCCGCGGTGGGAGGGGCTTGCATTCAATGTCCCACCCTCCAAGTATTTAAGCAGACGGCGGAGGAACTCTGGTCCCGGAGACGGCCCACGCGGGACCCCGCGCCCCCCGACCCGCAGCCCGAATATGCCCTACAATTTGCTCGGGATCTTCTCGGACGTGGACCCGGTCTTGTGCCAG AACTTGGACGGTCTGGAGCCGTCGGAGCCGCGGGCCGTCGGCCTCCGGCGCCCCCGCTCGCCGTGCCCCGTCGCCCGGCCCGGTTGCGAGTCGGACGACGGGTGGGCGCGATGGGGACCGGCGGGCGGTCTCCCGCCCTCGCCGCCCGGCCGCGTTCCCTTTAGGGTCGGCGTCCTCGCGGAAGACGAGGCGGCGCCCTCGTCCCGGGTCTACAAGACGGAACTGTGCCGCACCTTCGAGGAGAGCGGCGTCTGCAAGTACGGCGCCAAGTGCCAGTTTGCGCACGGGCCGGACGAGCTGCGAGGCCTGAAGCGCCACCCCAAGTACAAGACGGAACCGTGCCGCACCTTCCACAGCGTCGGCTTCTGCCCGTACGGCGGCCGCTGCCACTTTGTGCACAACGGCGAAGAGTCGCTGAGGCCGCCGCCCACCCCGCGCCACGGCCTCGGCTCTGCGGGTTTCGCGTCCGTCGACCGTTCGCGGTCGCTCTTCGCCCGAGACTTCTCGCCCACGCTCTCCTCGCAGTCGGGGCTCCTCCGCCCTCCCGCCGCCACCGAGCCGGTCGGAGAAACGGACTCCTCCGACTCGGTTTTCCGTTCCCTCGGCGTGGGGCCTCCCGTGAAGCCGGCCGCCCTCCTCCGGCGACGCTCGTCGGCGGAATCGCTCTCCGAGGAGGGCTACGCCTCGTCCTGCTCGCTGAGCTCAGGCTGCTGCGAGTCGGCGGGCCGCGACGGGCGCCGCCTGCCCATCTTCAGCCGCCTCTCCGTCACCGACGAGTAA
- the rps3 gene encoding 40S ribosomal protein S3: MAVQISKKRKFVSDGIFKAELNEFLTRELAEDGYSGVEVRVTPTRTEIIILATRTQNVLGEKGRRIRELTAVVQKRFGFPEGTVELYAEKVATRGLCAIAQAESLRYKLLGGLAVRRACYGVLRFIMESGAKGCEVVVSGKLRGQRAKSMKFVDGLMIHSGDPVNYYVDTAVRHVLLRQGVLGIKVKIMLPWDPSGKIGPKKPLPDHVSIVEPKEEQLPTTPISEQKGAKLEVPVMPQGGAPAPTA; this comes from the exons ATGGCGGTGCAGATATCCAAGAAGAGGAAA TTCGTCTCGGACGGCATCTTCAAGGCCGAGCTGAACGAGTTTCTGACTCGCGAGCTGGCCGAGGACGGCTACTCGGGCGTGGAGGTTCGCGTCACCCCGACCAGGACCGAGATCAtcatcctggccaccag GACCCAAAATGTTCTGGGAGAGAAGGGACGGCGCATCCGAGAGCTGACGGCCGTGGTCCAGAAGAGGTTCGGCTTCCCCGAGGGCACCGTTGAG ttgTACGCCGAGAAAGTGGCCACCCGCGGCCTGTGCGCCATCGCGCAGGCCGAGTCTCTGCGCTACAAACTGCTGGGAGGGTTGGCGGTGCGAAG GGCGTGCTACGGTGTGCTGAGGTTCATCATGGAGAGCGGCGCCAAGGGCTGCGAGGTGGTCGTGTCGGGCAAGCTGAGGGGGCAGCGAGCCAAGTCCATGAAGTTCGTGGACGGCCTGATGATCCACAGCGGCGACCCCGTCAACTACTACGTGGACACGGCCGTCCGCCACGTTCTCCTCAGGCAGG GCGTGCTGGGCATCAAAGTGAAGATCATGCTGCCGTGGGACCCCAGCGGCAAGATCGGCCCCAAGAAGCCTCTGCCCGACCACGTCAGCATCGTGGAGCCCAAAGAGGAGCAGCTGCCGACCACGCCCATCTCCGAGCAGAAGGGCGCCAAGCTCGAGGTGCCCGTCATGCCCCAGGGCGGCGCCCCCGCGCCCACCGCCTAA